From Glycine max cultivar Williams 82 chromosome 11, Glycine_max_v4.0, whole genome shotgun sequence, the proteins below share one genomic window:
- the LOC100788974 gene encoding mitochondrial phosphate carrier protein 1, mitochondrial isoform X2: MVMEGRICEELTPRYYALCAIGGMLSAGTTHLAITPFDVLKVNMQVHPIKYYSISSCFTTLLREQGPSVLWKGWTGKFFGYGAQGGCRFGLYEYFKEVYSNVLVDQNRSFVFFLSSASAEVFANVALCPFEAVKVRVQAQTCFAKGLYDGFPKLYASEGTRGFYRGLIPLLGRNIPFSMVMFSTFEHSVDFLYRNVVKRKKEDCSIGQQLGVTCLAGYAAGSVGSFISNPADNIVSSLYNRKADSLALAIRNIGLANLFTRSLPIRMLLVGPSITLQWFFYDTIKILGGMSTSGGVRTDMRGNGAG; the protein is encoded by the exons ATGGTCATGGAGGGAAGAATCTGCGAGGAATTAACGCCCAGGTATTATGCTCTTTGTGCCATTGGAGGAATGCTCAGTGCTGGCACCACCCATCTTGCCATCACTCCCTTTGATGTCTTGAAAGTTAACATGCAG GTGCACCCAATTAAGTATTACAGTATTTCCTCTTGCTTTACTACCTTACTAAGGGAACAAGGGCCATCTGTTCTTTGGAAAGGTTGGACCGGCAAGTTCTTTGGCTATGGTGCTCAAGGAGGATGCAGATTTGGTCTCTACGAGTATTTTAAAGAGGTTTATTCCAACGTGTTGGTAGACCAGAACAggagttttgttttctttcttagtAGTGCGTCTGCTGAAGTGTTTGCCAATGTAGCTCTATGTCCATTTGAAGCTGTTAAAGTGAGGGTTCAAGCACAAACCTGTTTTGCTAAGGGATTGTATGATGGCTTTCCAAAGTTATATGCATCAGAAGGCACACGAGG ATTCTACCGTGGACTAATTCCACTTTTGGGTCGAAACATTCCAT TTTCCATGGTTATGTTCTCAACATTTGAGCATTCCGTTGATTTTTTGTATCGGAATGTggtcaaaagaaaaaaggaggaCTGTTCAATAGGTCAACAACTTGGTGTAACATGTTTAGCTGGATATGCAGCTGGATCTGTTGGTAGCTTCATTTCTAATCCGGCTGACAATATTGTATCTTCTCTTTATAACAGAAAGGCTGATAGTCTTGCACTG GCTATCAGAAATATTGGGCTAGCCAATCTATTTACCAGGAGCCTTCCTATTAGAATGTTGCTAGTTGGTCCTTCTATAACTTTGCAATGGTTTTTTTATGACACCATCAAAATTTTAGGTGGAAT GTCAACTAGTGGTGGAGTTAGAACTGACATGAGAGGAAATGGGGCAGGCTAG
- the LOC100788974 gene encoding mitochondrial phosphate carrier protein 1, mitochondrial isoform X1 yields the protein MVMEGRICEELTPRYYALCAIGGMLSAGTTHLAITPFDVLKVNMQVHPIKYYSISSCFTTLLREQGPSVLWKGWTGKFFGYGAQGGCRFGLYEYFKEVYSNVLVDQNRSFVFFLSSASAEVFANVALCPFEAVKVRVQAQTCFAKGLYDGFPKLYASEGTRGFYRGLIPLLGRNIPSVSMVMFSTFEHSVDFLYRNVVKRKKEDCSIGQQLGVTCLAGYAAGSVGSFISNPADNIVSSLYNRKADSLALAIRNIGLANLFTRSLPIRMLLVGPSITLQWFFYDTIKILGGMSTSGGVRTDMRGNGAG from the exons ATGGTCATGGAGGGAAGAATCTGCGAGGAATTAACGCCCAGGTATTATGCTCTTTGTGCCATTGGAGGAATGCTCAGTGCTGGCACCACCCATCTTGCCATCACTCCCTTTGATGTCTTGAAAGTTAACATGCAG GTGCACCCAATTAAGTATTACAGTATTTCCTCTTGCTTTACTACCTTACTAAGGGAACAAGGGCCATCTGTTCTTTGGAAAGGTTGGACCGGCAAGTTCTTTGGCTATGGTGCTCAAGGAGGATGCAGATTTGGTCTCTACGAGTATTTTAAAGAGGTTTATTCCAACGTGTTGGTAGACCAGAACAggagttttgttttctttcttagtAGTGCGTCTGCTGAAGTGTTTGCCAATGTAGCTCTATGTCCATTTGAAGCTGTTAAAGTGAGGGTTCAAGCACAAACCTGTTTTGCTAAGGGATTGTATGATGGCTTTCCAAAGTTATATGCATCAGAAGGCACACGAGG ATTCTACCGTGGACTAATTCCACTTTTGGGTCGAAACATTCCAT CAGTTTCCATGGTTATGTTCTCAACATTTGAGCATTCCGTTGATTTTTTGTATCGGAATGTggtcaaaagaaaaaaggaggaCTGTTCAATAGGTCAACAACTTGGTGTAACATGTTTAGCTGGATATGCAGCTGGATCTGTTGGTAGCTTCATTTCTAATCCGGCTGACAATATTGTATCTTCTCTTTATAACAGAAAGGCTGATAGTCTTGCACTG GCTATCAGAAATATTGGGCTAGCCAATCTATTTACCAGGAGCCTTCCTATTAGAATGTTGCTAGTTGGTCCTTCTATAACTTTGCAATGGTTTTTTTATGACACCATCAAAATTTTAGGTGGAAT GTCAACTAGTGGTGGAGTTAGAACTGACATGAGAGGAAATGGGGCAGGCTAG